In one window of Gouania willdenowi chromosome 8, fGouWil2.1, whole genome shotgun sequence DNA:
- the mgrn1b gene encoding E3 ubiquitin-protein ligase MGRN1b isoform X2, with protein MGSILSRRIAGVEDIDIQANSAYRFPPKSGNYFASHFFMGGEKFDTPHPEGYLFGENMDLNFLGNRPVQFPYVTPAPHEPVKTLRSLVNIRKDSLRLVRYKDDSDTSVEEGGKPKVQYGVEFTFDADARVAITLYCQAFEEFSNGMAVYSAKEPSMVSETVHYKRGVSQQFSMPSFKMDINEWKEEDLNFDLDRGVFPLVIQAVVDEGDDCLGHAHVLLAAFERHVDGSFSVKPLKQKQIVDRVSYLLQEIYGIENKNNQETKPSDDENSDNSNECVVCLSDLRDTLILPCRHLCLCNSCADTLRYQANNCPICRLPFRALLQIRAVRKKPGALSPVSFSPVLAQTMDHDEHSGTDSVPPGFEPISLLEALNGLRSISPTLPSAPLYDEINFSGGDNRQLGSPEHLIDGSLQKGKVSKSPDSTLRSPSSPIQEEDEEKLSEMSDAQPHTLLSSSPAPTDATATEDVAESLSPDDDDRMHAGGDILQDCSSEHSSLTKTESDAPGELSLPALGPDSCSVGLEE; from the exons ATGGGCTCCATACTGAGCCGTAGGATCGCTGGTGTGGAGGACATCGACATCCAAGCCAACTCAGCCTATCGTTTTCCACCCAAATCCG GGAATTACTTTGCAAGTCACTTCTTCATGGGAGGAGAGAAGTTTGACACGCCACATCCAGAGGGTTACCTGTTTGGGGAGAACATGGACCTGAATTTTCTGGGAAATCGCCCGGTGCAG TTTCCATATGTGACACCTGCCCCCCACGAGCCTGTGAAAACCCTCAGGAGTCTGGTCAACATTAGGAAGGATTCTCTGCGTCTGGTcag GTATAAAGATGACTCCGACACTTCTGTGGAAGAAGGAGGAAAACCAAAGGTTCAGTACGGCGTAGAGTTCACCTTTGATGCTGATGCTCGGGTTGCCATCACCCTTTACTGCCAGGCCTTTGAAGAGTTCTCCAATGGGATGGCTGT GTACAGTGCCAAGGAGCCGTCAATGGTCTCTGAAACGGTCCATTACAAGCGAGGGGTGAGCCAACAGTTTTCAATGCCATCGTTTAAAATGGACATCAACGAGTGGAAAGAGGAAGAT CTGAACTTTGACCTGGACAGAGGAGTGTTTCCTTTGGTTATCCAAGCAGTGGTGGATGAAGGAGACG ACTGTCTCGGACATGCTCACGTACTTCTGGCAGCCTTTGAACGA CACGTTGATGGCAGTTTCTCTGTTAAGCCATTGAAGCAGAAACAAATA GTGGACCGTGTCAGCTACCTCTTACAGGAAATCTACGggattgaaaacaaaaacaaccaagaAACCAAG ccCTCTGACGACGAGAACAGTGACAATAGTAACGAGTGCGTTGTGTGTCTGTCGGACTTGCGTGACACACTCATCTTGCCCTGCAGACATCTTTGTCTCTGCAACTCGTGTGCGGACACTTTACGCTACCAGGCCAACAACTGTCCCATCTGCAGATTGC CTTTCAGAGCTTTGCTGCAGATCAGAGCTGTGAGGAAGAAGCCCGGAGCTCTTTCTCCCGTGTCATTCAGTCCCGTCTTGGCTCAGACCATGGACCATGACGAGCACTCT GGCACAGACTCCGTTCCTCCTGGATTTGAACCCATCTCCTTGTTGGAGGCTCTGAACGGCCTGCGGTCCATTTCTCCCACCCTACCATCAGCCCCCCTCTATGATGAAATTAACTTCTCAGGGGGTGACAACAGGCAGCTGGGTTCTCCTGAGCATCTGATTGATGGAAGCCTACAGAAAGGCAAAGTCAGCAAGTCACCTGACAG CACCCTCAGATCTCCATCCTCACCCATtcaggaggaggatgaggagaagCTGTCAGAGATGTCTGACGCCCAGCCTCACACGCTGCTGTCCAGCAGTCCTGCCCCCACTGAC GCCACAGCGACTGAGGACGTGGCCGAATCTCTTTCACCAGATGATG ATGACAGGATGCATGCAGGAGGCGACATCCTGCAGGATTGCAGCAGTGAACACAGCAGCTTGACCAAAACAGAGAGCGATGCCCCCGGTGAACTCTCTCTGCCAG CTCTCGGTCCTGATTCCTGCTCTGTTGGTTTGGAGGAGTAA
- the mgrn1b gene encoding E3 ubiquitin-protein ligase MGRN1b isoform X1: MGSILSRRIAGVEDIDIQANSAYRFPPKSGNYFASHFFMGGEKFDTPHPEGYLFGENMDLNFLGNRPVQFPYVTPAPHEPVKTLRSLVNIRKDSLRLVRYKDDSDTSVEEGGKPKVQYGVEFTFDADARVAITLYCQAFEEFSNGMAVYSAKEPSMVSETVHYKRGVSQQFSMPSFKMDINEWKEEDLNFDLDRGVFPLVIQAVVDEGDDCLGHAHVLLAAFERHVDGSFSVKPLKQKQIVDRVSYLLQEIYGIENKNNQETKPSDDENSDNSNECVVCLSDLRDTLILPCRHLCLCNSCADTLRYQANNCPICRLPFRALLQIRAVRKKPGALSPVSFSPVLAQTMDHDEHSGTDSVPPGFEPISLLEALNGLRSISPTLPSAPLYDEINFSGGDNRQLGSPEHLIDGSLQKGKVSKSPDSTLRSPSSPIQEEDEEKLSEMSDAQPHTLLSSSPAPTDATATEDVAESLSPDDDDRMHAGGDILQDCSSEHSSLTKTESDAPGELSLPGSSESTESLKSQSTNCSSQPLLCPTSSLHLEDEHLDP, encoded by the exons ATGGGCTCCATACTGAGCCGTAGGATCGCTGGTGTGGAGGACATCGACATCCAAGCCAACTCAGCCTATCGTTTTCCACCCAAATCCG GGAATTACTTTGCAAGTCACTTCTTCATGGGAGGAGAGAAGTTTGACACGCCACATCCAGAGGGTTACCTGTTTGGGGAGAACATGGACCTGAATTTTCTGGGAAATCGCCCGGTGCAG TTTCCATATGTGACACCTGCCCCCCACGAGCCTGTGAAAACCCTCAGGAGTCTGGTCAACATTAGGAAGGATTCTCTGCGTCTGGTcag GTATAAAGATGACTCCGACACTTCTGTGGAAGAAGGAGGAAAACCAAAGGTTCAGTACGGCGTAGAGTTCACCTTTGATGCTGATGCTCGGGTTGCCATCACCCTTTACTGCCAGGCCTTTGAAGAGTTCTCCAATGGGATGGCTGT GTACAGTGCCAAGGAGCCGTCAATGGTCTCTGAAACGGTCCATTACAAGCGAGGGGTGAGCCAACAGTTTTCAATGCCATCGTTTAAAATGGACATCAACGAGTGGAAAGAGGAAGAT CTGAACTTTGACCTGGACAGAGGAGTGTTTCCTTTGGTTATCCAAGCAGTGGTGGATGAAGGAGACG ACTGTCTCGGACATGCTCACGTACTTCTGGCAGCCTTTGAACGA CACGTTGATGGCAGTTTCTCTGTTAAGCCATTGAAGCAGAAACAAATA GTGGACCGTGTCAGCTACCTCTTACAGGAAATCTACGggattgaaaacaaaaacaaccaagaAACCAAG ccCTCTGACGACGAGAACAGTGACAATAGTAACGAGTGCGTTGTGTGTCTGTCGGACTTGCGTGACACACTCATCTTGCCCTGCAGACATCTTTGTCTCTGCAACTCGTGTGCGGACACTTTACGCTACCAGGCCAACAACTGTCCCATCTGCAGATTGC CTTTCAGAGCTTTGCTGCAGATCAGAGCTGTGAGGAAGAAGCCCGGAGCTCTTTCTCCCGTGTCATTCAGTCCCGTCTTGGCTCAGACCATGGACCATGACGAGCACTCT GGCACAGACTCCGTTCCTCCTGGATTTGAACCCATCTCCTTGTTGGAGGCTCTGAACGGCCTGCGGTCCATTTCTCCCACCCTACCATCAGCCCCCCTCTATGATGAAATTAACTTCTCAGGGGGTGACAACAGGCAGCTGGGTTCTCCTGAGCATCTGATTGATGGAAGCCTACAGAAAGGCAAAGTCAGCAAGTCACCTGACAG CACCCTCAGATCTCCATCCTCACCCATtcaggaggaggatgaggagaagCTGTCAGAGATGTCTGACGCCCAGCCTCACACGCTGCTGTCCAGCAGTCCTGCCCCCACTGAC GCCACAGCGACTGAGGACGTGGCCGAATCTCTTTCACCAGATGATG ATGACAGGATGCATGCAGGAGGCGACATCCTGCAGGATTGCAGCAGTGAACACAGCAGCTTGACCAAAACAGAGAGCGATGCCCCCGGTGAACTCTCTCTGCCAG gttctTCAGAGTCGACAGAAAGCCTGAAAAGTCAGAGCACAAACTGCTCCAGCCAGCCTCTGCTGTGTCCTACCAGCAGCCTTCATTTGGAGGACGAACACCTCGACCCATGA